GAACCTTGCATTTGATCAGCTTCTTCCACCATCGAATTCCACAGACTCAGCTCCTCTTCTCTTATCCCTTGTCCTAAAACTGAGTCTCCTTGAGTAGATAAGTGGAACATCTTGTCAACAGTGCCATTCACTACATGCCCTAAACCCATATGATCTTGGCCTGCTTCCTTTGACACAGCAGAGCCTGGGGGTGATTCTGCAATAGCTAGATTCGATGCAATTGAATGCACAGTGAAGTTCGCCAATAGGATCATTACATAAACCATCAAAGTAGGTGTTTGAGAGAACACGCGCTGGAACATCCACAGCAATGAAGCGTGCATATCCTTTTTAACCTGCTTAAGAACACCCTCCGTAGTCTGCAACGCAAAGCTGTGCATCTCCTCGATCATGAAGACCATAGAAGAGAAGGCTTTGTCGATAGAACAATAAGTAGACTCTCTAGCTTCTCTAAGCGCCTCTTCTTGTAGCTTCCTCTTAATCATTCTAAGGGAGAGAGGCAAATCAACACTGTTTGCTTTCCGCTCAATGCTCGAGTGGCTAACCATCTCCATCCAGGGAGCTTCCAAAGAAGCTAAACCTGGAACGGACTCATGTAGTAGTAGCTTCACATTGCCGAATCTGTGGTTCCTACGATCTTTGTTTGTCACCAGGTCTTCTTCTTCGCCTGCAATCTTGAATTGTAGGGCTAATTCTTGCATCTTCGCCGAGAATTCTTCGTCGGAGAAGAAACCGGAGCTCGCGCTGCAAACTCTCCGGAGAGGATAAAGCTTCTTCTTCGTGGAGAATTCCAAAAGCTCACAAGATTTGGATCGGTGGAGTTTCCCACCGAGAAAAGCGGAAGCTTTCAATCTCGTTTGGCATGATAAAGATCCTCCTCTTCCCCGAGAACGACGACGTTTTGAAGAGGTTAAGTTTTGCGAGAGAGACGGACGGTGAGGGATCGCCGCATGGCGTCCTGACCAATGAAAAGAGGCTACTTTTACATCCATTCTTCCAATAGAAGAAGACGAAACTCGCAGAATCTGAGAGATTGAAATCAAAAGACGGACAGAAAGGCTCCTGAATCCGTTCAAAGTTTTAACCTTTCCGGAAAATTTGGTCAGTCGAATTCAGAGGGTTAAGCTCCTGAAATTTTGTTGGGAACAAAGGAACAAGACAACAAGCCCCTCAAGTTTATATACGAACAAGAAGAATAATCGGAAAACACAATTTAGTCAATTCTTTAAAAAAGAAAAAAAAAAGTTAGTTACCGGATTTAGCCGGTGGCAATTTTATGGATGGCTCGTGCTATTTGGGGAAGAGATCAGATTTTAGTTAATCCACGGGTAGAAACGGTAACAGGTGATTGACCTAAGAAAGTTCGGCTAACTCTGTAACGCGGTTTACTCGGGAGCACGTGCTTTTACTGAGGTCCAAGCGGCCTTCATCCCGGATTTTTCTATTTATGATCGGACGGATCTTAGTGAACCATGTGTGTTTTTGTTACAAACGTAGAGAGATTGTTCACGTGCCGTACATAAATAAGGTTGTTGAGATACTTATCTTTGCGGAATAAGATCAATGTGTGTCAGACAGAGATATGAAGTACTTACTACTAATTTGGTCGTTTGGAGTATTGTGAATTTTATATGATAAACTAATACCCACCACATTGTTTTCACGGCATTATTAGTTTTTTCCTTTCAGTGTATTCGGTAAAAATGGAAGTACCACACAAAAAATAACATTGTAGTACAGATTATGTCATTGTGATAAATGTCTTTTTTTTTTTTCAAAAATGAACAATATTTGAGAAACGGTTTGAATACATTTATATATAGAGAGATTTACATCCCATTTTTTTTCCTTTTACCAAATACATGCACTATTGTCATTTTATGACACACGATGCATAGATCCATAACGTATCTTCGTATTGAAAGAAGGAGAAATTGGCTAATAAGGCCATATTCAGACTAGATTTGTCCGTTTATACCTTGGGTTTTTGTAAAATAACCAAAAGAAATTAAATTTGTAGTAAAAAAGTAGAAAGAGATAGGAAAAGAAATGAGGAGAAAAGGTGGGATTTTGGTTACTTAATGAATTATATTTTTTTATGGTCATTTGGCCTAATTTCTTTTATACCTTTCACCATATAGTTTTGTCCCATTATACTTTCGATTATTTTTAATACGAAATTAACCTTATAACCTTCTAATTTAATTTATAAATCACATTTTATGTTTAATAGTTAAACATTTATGTAGTTTGTTTTGTTTATTTATCAAACTAATATATGTACAATACAAAATCAATTCTATATTTAGTTAAAAAGTAAAAAATATATTCATCAAAATATAATTTAATTCATATTTTTATTTATGTAATATATACAATATTTTTAGTATATGTCTAATATATGATCAATTCTGTATTTATTAAAATAGTAAAAATATAAAAGATATTTATCAGAATATAATTTTATATCATATTTTAATTTTATATAAAAAAATCATAATAAATGTAAAACATATAAAAATAAAATACAACTGATGAAATTAATAAAAAGTAAATAAAAACTAGAAAAAATATTTATATTGTGTATAACATCATACCTTTGAAATACATATAAAATTTCTTTATAATATATAAAAACATAACAAAACGCCTTAACTATAAGTTATTAATTGTATATCAGCCAAATACAAATAAAATATTAATTACATTATATATAATATTTATTAACAAAATAGCAACTATGTATTTTATAAAAATTATATACTTGAAAATTGAAAAACTATACAGATAAGTTTAAATAAAATCATTTACAATTGTTTTCTATTTTTTTCTCAGATTTTTAAAAATTGAATTATATTTTGACCAATGAGAAAAAAGATATATCTTATTTAGAGCATCTCTTAAAACAGTTTTATTTTTAAAGTTGGCAAAACTTCAAATTTAAAATTTGGAAAAAAAAAATTCTTCAAAAAAATTTAAAACTTTTGAACTTTTATATTATATATTGCGGTCTTTACTATTGATAAAGTTCATTAAAATCATAAAATATTAATAATACATACATTTGAAAGCTGTGCTAAATAACATTGATTGATAAAATGAACATTATAAATGATAATAGACACACATAAAGTATATATTTTTTATGTAAACTATCAAATTACTAATTAATATAATTATTTTTAATGTTTTATATATGATTAATTAATAAAATTTAAAGATTATAATATAATTTATTTGTTAGCTATAAGTATGTTATGAGCTCAAAGTTATTAAATCCGATATTTTATATGTGAAATATGAAATAATAATTATAAACGTTAACAAAATTATTTGAGAAAAACTCAAAACATATGACTTCAAATATGAAATTTTGTATTTCACTATTCAAAACTGTAAAATTTAAAATTTTAGAATAAGTTAACTTTTATATTTTAATTATGAAGTTGGGTTTGTTTTACCGATTCTCTTCACTTGGGGTAGACCTAACATGAACATGTACCTATTCGATCCAAGTCCTTATCTTGTTCCGCAAGAGGATTTAAGAGTTCATGTATTATAAATTTGTGATGGCGTAGCTCAGAATAGGAAGGGAACACGTCTGGGATGTTTCATTGTGTATGTGTCTTCTTGGTGGATTTTCAGACTCAAGAGCTCACAGTCCTTCACAATCCTCATTAATTTTATAGACACACAGTTCATGCATCGTGCTTCTGTTCGGGCCTGAACTCGCTTTAGCTGGTTTAGTATTACTACTAGTATTATCTTCCGTACTACATACGGGCCTTTATATTTTTATAAATATATATTATATATGTTTATGTTGAA
The DNA window shown above is from Brassica oleracea var. oleracea cultivar TO1000 chromosome C3, BOL, whole genome shotgun sequence and carries:
- the LOC106328079 gene encoding uncharacterized protein LOC106328079; the protein is MDVKVASFHWSGRHAAIPHRPSLSQNLTSSKRRRSRGRGGSLSCQTRLKASAFLGGKLHRSKSCELLEFSTKKKLYPLRRVCSASSGFFSDEEFSAKMQELALQFKIAGEEEDLVTNKDRRNHRFGNVKLLLHESVPGLASLEAPWMEMVSHSSIERKANSVDLPLSLRMIKRKLQEEALREARESTYCSIDKAFSSMVFMIEEMHSFALQTTEGVLKQVKKDMHASLLWMFQRVFSQTPTLMVYVMILLANFTVHSIASNLAIAESPPGSAVSKEAGQDHMGLGHVVNGTVDKMFHLSTQGDSVLGQGIREEELSLWNSMVEEADQMQGSPVDLDMRLRLVSPIIARVALDDDASYTRTELLYKIGLAQEPNNTLLLANYAQFLYLVSQDYDRAEKCFQKAIESGEADAEAYSKYAIFQWKVRKDLWAAEENFLEAISADPTNSFYAASYANFLWQTGGEETCFPLESSDSPQEIA